In the genome of Pseudarthrobacter sp. IC2-21, one region contains:
- a CDS encoding M16 family metallopeptidase — translation MTVVPLPLEQNQPGDTLVHGSDGGSVVRRSVLPGGVRVLTEAMPGQRSATIGFWVGVGSRDEAPGQHGSTHFLEHLLFKGTKRRTALEIASAFDEVGGESNAATAKESTCYFARVLDTDLPMAIDVIADMITGAVLDPAEMEQERDVILEEIAMDSDDPTDVAHENFVAAVLGTHPLGRPIGGTPDAIRAVARDSVWDHYRRYYRPDELVITAAGGLEHDVVCNLVVDALHSAGWSLESTAAPVERRSTERAEIVGTAGLHVVKRAVEQANIIMGCPTIVATDDRRYVMSVLNAVLGGGMSSRLFQEIREKRGLVYSTYSFASSYADAGYFGMYAGCTPSKVRQVLDLLGRELDKLAEGGISDDELRKAVGQLCGGIVLALEDTGSRMSRLGRAELVSGEYQDIDETLRLIKSVTVQEVQDLARELAAAPRTVTVVGPFEETETFGL, via the coding sequence CGGCGATACCCTGGTCCACGGCTCCGACGGCGGCTCTGTTGTCCGGCGTTCGGTGTTGCCCGGTGGCGTGCGGGTACTCACCGAAGCGATGCCGGGCCAGCGCTCGGCAACCATCGGGTTTTGGGTAGGGGTAGGCTCACGCGACGAGGCGCCGGGCCAGCACGGCTCCACGCACTTCCTGGAGCACCTCCTGTTCAAGGGCACCAAGCGCCGGACCGCCCTGGAAATCGCCTCGGCGTTCGACGAGGTGGGCGGAGAGTCCAATGCCGCCACGGCCAAGGAGAGCACCTGCTACTTCGCCCGGGTGCTGGACACCGACCTGCCGATGGCCATTGACGTGATCGCGGACATGATCACCGGGGCCGTTCTTGACCCGGCCGAGATGGAGCAGGAACGCGACGTCATCCTCGAAGAGATCGCCATGGACAGCGACGACCCCACAGATGTGGCGCACGAAAACTTTGTTGCCGCCGTGCTCGGCACGCACCCCCTGGGCCGGCCCATCGGTGGCACCCCGGACGCGATCCGGGCTGTCGCCCGTGACTCGGTCTGGGATCATTACCGGCGCTACTACCGCCCGGACGAGCTGGTGATCACCGCCGCGGGCGGCCTGGAGCACGACGTCGTCTGCAACCTCGTAGTGGATGCGCTCCACAGCGCAGGGTGGTCCCTTGAGTCCACGGCAGCACCCGTGGAGCGGCGTTCCACCGAGCGTGCCGAGATCGTTGGCACTGCCGGGCTGCACGTGGTCAAGCGTGCCGTGGAGCAGGCCAACATCATCATGGGGTGTCCCACCATCGTGGCCACCGATGATCGCCGTTATGTCATGAGTGTCCTCAACGCTGTCCTGGGCGGCGGGATGTCCTCACGGCTGTTCCAGGAAATCCGCGAGAAGCGCGGGCTTGTCTACTCCACCTACTCGTTCGCCTCGTCCTACGCAGACGCCGGCTACTTCGGGATGTACGCCGGGTGCACCCCGTCCAAGGTCCGCCAGGTGCTGGATCTGCTGGGGCGGGAGCTGGACAAGCTCGCCGAAGGCGGGATCTCCGATGACGAACTCCGCAAAGCCGTCGGCCAGCTCTGCGGCGGCATCGTCCTGGCCCTCGAGGACACCGGTTCCCGCATGTCCCGCCTGGGCCGTGCCGAGCTCGTCTCCGGTGAGTACCAGGACATTGACGAAACCCTCCGGCTCATCAAGTCAGTCACCGTTCAGGAGGTCCAGGACCTGGCCCGGGAACTGGCGGCCGCGCCACGCACTGTCACTGTCGTGGGGCCGTTCGAGGAAACCGAGACTTTCGGCCTCTGA
- a CDS encoding DUF1579 family protein, with translation MTHQQPGTVHAVLEDFLGRWRGTTRIAASAWAPEHTASAEVNYTRAAGGYAVVQSYRHTEPDGSHFEGHGVFTVDPDHNDVLWYYVDSLGQTPAAPSRCTWQDGVLRVERRSDRGTARHTFRVDDGVLTHTAELRFGDSAGFIPFMTSECRRA, from the coding sequence ATGACGCATCAGCAGCCCGGCACTGTGCACGCCGTGCTTGAAGACTTTCTGGGGCGCTGGCGGGGCACCACGCGGATTGCAGCTTCCGCGTGGGCTCCCGAACATACGGCCTCTGCTGAGGTGAATTACACCCGCGCCGCCGGCGGCTACGCCGTGGTGCAGAGCTACCGGCATACCGAACCTGACGGCAGCCACTTTGAAGGCCACGGCGTGTTTACTGTCGACCCTGACCATAACGACGTTCTCTGGTACTACGTGGACAGCCTGGGCCAAACGCCCGCGGCGCCCTCGCGGTGCACGTGGCAGGACGGTGTTCTCCGGGTGGAGCGCCGCAGCGACCGGGGGACCGCCCGCCATACTTTTCGTGTGGACGACGGAGTGCTGACCCACACCGCCGAGCTGCGGTTCGGCGATAGTGCCGGCTTCATCCCGTTCATGACCTCAGAGTGCCGCCGGGCCTGA
- a CDS encoding helix-turn-helix transcriptional regulator, with product MMTGASRKRSLERISLLGDLIPDHHALRAGVLSELGRVIPFSAFVWPLSDPATGTGISPMARIPCPEDLPLLIRLKYLTTVGRWTTLAGRGSPVTTLLSETGGNPPQSLVWDSLLNRYGVVDVLYAGFADKYGYWGWLDLWRTAEQGAFTADEVRYVAAAVSRVTPALRRSVSRQFFRAGPVPPPADAPDDGRPRGSGPSDVGGTPDVGGTPDVGRTPDVGGTRKVDLPPQGVLTLSEDMAVLGGTVSIDEWLGLLQPGPEPYQHVPAEVLNVAAQLLALEAGVDRHPAWSRVYLGAGRWAMLRASRMGPAAPATSHREATPPLAVTIQACPPEERLDIFARSFGLTPRQRQLLELAAGGRDTVAMAKTLGISTYTVQDQFKQIFDACAVHTRAALLAMALGTAL from the coding sequence ATGATGACCGGAGCGTCCCGGAAGCGGAGCCTGGAACGGATCAGCCTCCTTGGTGACTTGATTCCGGACCATCACGCGCTGCGTGCCGGTGTGCTGTCAGAGCTGGGCCGCGTCATTCCTTTCAGCGCCTTCGTCTGGCCACTTTCAGACCCTGCCACGGGAACGGGAATTTCCCCCATGGCCCGGATTCCATGCCCGGAGGATCTGCCGCTGCTGATCCGGCTGAAGTATCTGACGACGGTAGGACGCTGGACCACGCTTGCGGGCCGGGGATCCCCGGTGACAACGCTGTTGAGTGAAACTGGCGGCAATCCCCCGCAGAGCCTTGTCTGGGATAGTTTGCTGAACCGCTACGGGGTGGTGGACGTTTTGTATGCGGGCTTCGCCGACAAGTATGGCTACTGGGGCTGGCTCGATTTGTGGCGGACGGCTGAGCAAGGCGCTTTCACTGCCGACGAGGTTCGATATGTGGCGGCAGCAGTCAGCAGAGTGACGCCGGCACTTCGCCGGTCAGTTTCCAGACAGTTTTTCAGAGCGGGGCCAGTTCCCCCACCCGCAGACGCACCCGACGACGGCCGTCCGCGAGGGAGCGGCCCTTCGGACGTTGGCGGAACCCCGGATGTTGGCGGAACCCCGGATGTTGGCAGAACCCCGGATGTTGGCGGAACCCGGAAAGTGGACCTGCCCCCACAGGGCGTCCTGACCCTCAGCGAGGACATGGCCGTGCTGGGCGGCACGGTTTCCATTGACGAATGGCTCGGACTGCTCCAGCCTGGGCCCGAGCCCTACCAACATGTTCCGGCCGAGGTTTTGAACGTCGCCGCCCAACTACTGGCTCTGGAGGCGGGAGTGGATCGCCACCCTGCGTGGTCCCGGGTGTATTTGGGGGCGGGTCGATGGGCCATGCTGAGGGCCAGCCGGATGGGCCCCGCCGCTCCAGCAACTTCGCATCGGGAGGCGACGCCTCCGCTGGCGGTCACGATCCAGGCGTGTCCTCCTGAGGAACGGCTGGATATTTTCGCCCGTAGCTTTGGTCTGACACCACGGCAAAGGCAGTTGCTGGAGTTGGCCGCGGGCGGCAGGGACACCGTTGCAATGGCTAAAACCTTGGGAATCAGCACCTACACCGTACAAGATCAGTTCAAACAGATATTTGATGCCTGTGCAGTGCATACCCGGGCGGCCCTACTGGCCATGGCACTGGGCACAGCCTTATGA
- a CDS encoding HNH endonuclease signature motif containing protein, with translation MERRAAVKAAEALAASASALVASLRAEESPGSGTADPLRQSADDFLDGLAQVSRIDAQVAAVRIHLAGRYVGAAEALLGPPVSPEEHTAQEMSIVAEVSCALTVSERTGSALLGEAHRLRSVLPLTLAALEAGAISWQHARVMVDETTNLDPAGAHALEAHFLDPDDPNPARGCPAGEMTPGRFRAKARTWRERHHPDSIEQRHTKGVADRRVEYCPDRDGMAWISAYLPADQASGIWARTTADARALQGPTEIRTLSQLRADVLAGLLLAADLHTDGTTDGAGELAGAGAGCAGRVPSPKAQVLVTVPVFALMGLTEEPATLDGYGPIPPSMARRLIADGAESFHRVLIDPRDGAPLEIGRTSYRITKALRQWLRLRDAKCPFPGCSNQSLDNDADHILAWADGGTTGISNLGHPCRRHHRLRHTSARTPTQPTKNEPPGWNSPAGRHYQSEHPDWEPPHWPEKQPELLSNGVELGLLDCGDPAHQPGQPDGRDVPDNR, from the coding sequence ATGGAGCGCAGAGCGGCGGTGAAGGCGGCAGAGGCATTAGCGGCCTCTGCCTCCGCGCTGGTTGCCTCATTGCGGGCTGAAGAATCGCCCGGCTCCGGTACGGCGGATCCGCTGCGGCAGTCAGCGGATGATTTCCTGGACGGGCTGGCTCAGGTCAGCCGGATTGATGCCCAAGTGGCCGCCGTGCGAATCCATCTGGCCGGACGGTACGTCGGCGCAGCGGAGGCCTTGTTGGGACCTCCTGTGTCGCCGGAGGAGCACACCGCCCAAGAGATGAGTATCGTGGCCGAGGTGTCCTGTGCCCTGACGGTGAGCGAACGTACCGGCAGCGCGCTCCTGGGCGAAGCACACCGCTTGCGTTCTGTTCTGCCGCTGACCCTGGCAGCGCTTGAAGCAGGCGCGATTTCGTGGCAACACGCCCGGGTCATGGTGGACGAAACCACCAACCTGGACCCCGCCGGCGCCCACGCGTTGGAGGCACACTTCCTGGACCCGGACGACCCCAACCCCGCCCGCGGTTGCCCGGCCGGTGAGATGACCCCCGGCCGGTTCCGCGCCAAAGCCCGGACCTGGCGCGAACGCCACCACCCGGACAGCATCGAACAACGCCACACCAAGGGCGTTGCGGACCGGCGGGTGGAGTACTGCCCGGACCGGGACGGGATGGCCTGGATCTCTGCCTACCTGCCCGCCGATCAGGCCTCCGGGATCTGGGCGCGAACCACCGCGGACGCCCGCGCCCTCCAGGGCCCTACCGAGATCCGGACCCTCAGCCAGCTACGCGCCGACGTCCTCGCCGGCTTACTCCTCGCCGCCGACCTTCACACGGACGGGACCACGGATGGGGCAGGTGAGTTGGCCGGCGCCGGAGCGGGGTGTGCTGGCCGGGTTCCGTCACCGAAGGCCCAGGTTCTGGTCACGGTGCCCGTGTTCGCGCTGATGGGCCTCACCGAGGAGCCCGCCACCCTCGACGGGTACGGGCCCATCCCGCCGTCCATGGCCCGCCGGCTGATTGCCGACGGTGCTGAGTCGTTCCACCGCGTCCTGATCGACCCCCGGGACGGAGCGCCCCTGGAGATCGGCCGGACCAGCTACCGGATCACCAAGGCCCTTCGCCAATGGCTCCGGCTTCGGGATGCGAAATGCCCGTTCCCCGGCTGCAGCAACCAGTCCCTGGACAACGACGCGGACCACATCCTGGCCTGGGCCGACGGCGGCACCACCGGGATCAGCAATTTGGGTCATCCTTGCCGGCGTCATCACCGGCTCCGGCACACCTCCGCCCGGACACCCACCCAGCCAACCAAGAACGAACCACCCGGCTGGAACTCACCGGCCGGACGCCACTACCAAAGCGAACACCCGGACTGGGAACCACCCCACTGGCCAGAAAAGCAGCCAGAACTCCTGTCCAATGGTGTCGAGCTCGGTCTCCTGGACTGCGGCGACCCTGCCCACCAGCCGGGGCAACCGGACGGCCGCGACGTCCCGGACAATCGCTAA
- a CDS encoding MoaD/ThiS family protein translates to MNVRYFAAARAAAGVEEEGFNLPPGATVADLLQAVLAVERAEPPVGTPPLERLLGRSSFLLNEVAVRDRSTVLNPGDVVDVLPPFAGG, encoded by the coding sequence GTGAACGTACGTTACTTCGCTGCCGCGCGCGCCGCCGCCGGCGTGGAAGAAGAGGGTTTCAACCTGCCCCCGGGGGCGACCGTCGCTGACTTGCTGCAGGCTGTCCTGGCCGTGGAACGCGCCGAACCGCCTGTTGGCACCCCGCCCCTGGAACGTCTCCTGGGCCGGAGCAGTTTCCTCCTGAACGAAGTGGCCGTGAGGGACCGCTCCACAGTGTTGAACCCGGGCGACGTCGTCGATGTATTGCCGCCGTTCGCCGGCGGATAA
- the moaA gene encoding GTP 3',8-cyclase MoaA — translation MSVQLGMPEPRDGTGPGLPPARPADAPAGLADRFGRRATDMRLSLTDKCNLRCTYCMPAEGLEWLAKQAVMTADEIVRIVRIGVELLGVRELRLTGGEPLVRADLVDIIAALRSNHPDLPISMTTNGVGLDKKAAALKAAGLTRINVSLDSLHEETFTKLTRRPFLDRVLAGVDAAWAAGLGPVKLNAVLMRGINDAESPALLAWALDRGYELRFIEQMPLDADHGWTRRNMITAAEIRSLLSVDYVLSPDPRARDGAPAERFEVRRRVAGVEGPVDSGSEQLGAEGPVLGTVGIIASVTEPFCADCRRTRITAEGKIMSCLFSREEFDLLGLLRQGASDEALAERWQDAMWVKPKAHGMDHTGLGAADFVQPDRSMSAIGG, via the coding sequence ATGAGCGTTCAGCTAGGCATGCCAGAACCCCGGGACGGTACTGGCCCCGGCCTGCCGCCCGCCCGGCCGGCGGACGCGCCGGCGGGGCTCGCTGACCGGTTTGGCCGCCGCGCCACCGATATGCGGTTGTCGCTGACGGACAAGTGCAATCTGCGCTGTACCTACTGCATGCCGGCCGAAGGTCTTGAGTGGCTCGCCAAGCAGGCTGTGATGACCGCCGACGAGATCGTACGGATTGTCCGGATCGGCGTGGAACTGCTGGGTGTCCGGGAACTTCGGCTGACGGGCGGGGAGCCGTTGGTCAGGGCGGACCTGGTGGATATCATCGCCGCGCTCCGGAGCAACCATCCGGACCTGCCGATCTCCATGACCACCAACGGGGTGGGGCTGGATAAGAAAGCCGCGGCGCTTAAGGCTGCGGGCCTCACCCGCATCAACGTGTCCCTGGACTCGCTCCATGAAGAGACGTTCACCAAACTCACCCGCCGCCCGTTCCTGGACCGCGTGCTCGCCGGAGTGGACGCCGCGTGGGCAGCGGGGCTGGGCCCCGTCAAGCTCAACGCCGTCCTGATGCGCGGCATCAACGATGCGGAATCCCCGGCCCTGCTCGCCTGGGCGCTGGACCGCGGCTATGAGCTGCGCTTTATCGAACAGATGCCACTGGACGCCGACCATGGCTGGACCCGCCGGAACATGATCACGGCGGCTGAAATCCGTTCGCTGCTGTCCGTGGACTATGTCCTGAGCCCGGACCCGCGCGCCCGGGACGGCGCCCCCGCCGAGCGATTTGAAGTACGACGCCGGGTGGCTGGCGTTGAGGGTCCGGTTGATTCTGGTTCGGAGCAGCTTGGCGCTGAGGGTCCGGTGCTGGGCACCGTGGGGATCATCGCCTCAGTTACCGAGCCGTTCTGCGCGGACTGCCGGCGCACCCGGATCACCGCCGAGGGCAAGATCATGAGTTGCCTGTTCTCACGGGAAGAGTTCGATTTGCTGGGCCTACTTCGCCAGGGGGCCAGCGATGAAGCCTTGGCCGAACGCTGGCAGGACGCCATGTGGGTCAAGCCCAAGGCGCACGGAATGGACCATACAGGTCTCGGTGCGGCGGACTTCGTCCAGCCGGACCGCAGCATGAGCGCCATCGGAGGCTGA
- a CDS encoding molybdopterin-dependent oxidoreductase, with protein MRPGSPRAARGSRRRAGAAGLVSAVAAVVAGELLAGALSPSLSPLTAVGGALIDALPPGVKEWAVSVFGTSDKAVFVTGMLIVISAVGAVAGVLEQRKRFAGAAVIAVFGLVGLAAVLSRAQLTPGAVPVPLAAAAAGVLLLRFLIRRLHEDPSADSLAPEEARGTGRRTFLQALAATAAVTSVGGLVAGVWRGAAAGISTAREKLKLPAPASAAPAIPAGAQVGLGGMVPLVTPSRDFYRIDTALIVPVIDPSTWTLRVTGMVDQEIELNLAGLLAKPLIERHVTIACVSNEVGGDLIGNARWLGWPVRELLAMARPQAGADMVLSRSSDGWTAGTPLEVLTDDRDAMLAVGMNGEPLPLEHGFPVRMMVPGLYGYVSATKWLTELKVTRFANDEGYWTPRGWSERGPIKTASRIDVPRSGRGVRAGRVVFGGVAWAQHRGIAKVELRVNRGPWQQADLAPGISLDTWYQWQLGIDLTPGQYEVQVRATDNNGDPQAEEPRPVVPDGATGFHTIRVDVNP; from the coding sequence ATGCGGCCCGGCAGCCCCCGTGCCGCTCGAGGCAGCCGGCGCCGGGCAGGGGCGGCGGGCCTGGTATCCGCGGTGGCGGCCGTGGTGGCCGGCGAGCTGCTCGCCGGAGCGCTGAGCCCCTCCCTGTCACCGCTGACGGCAGTGGGCGGGGCTTTGATCGACGCCCTTCCGCCGGGGGTGAAGGAGTGGGCCGTCAGTGTGTTTGGCACGTCCGACAAAGCCGTCTTCGTCACGGGCATGCTGATCGTCATCTCGGCCGTCGGCGCTGTCGCAGGAGTCCTGGAGCAACGCAAACGTTTTGCCGGGGCAGCCGTGATTGCCGTCTTTGGGCTGGTGGGGCTCGCCGCCGTCCTGTCCCGCGCACAGCTGACTCCCGGTGCCGTGCCGGTGCCGCTGGCCGCAGCGGCTGCCGGCGTACTCCTGTTGCGATTCCTTATCCGCAGGCTTCACGAGGACCCGTCAGCGGACAGTCTGGCCCCGGAGGAAGCGCGCGGCACCGGGCGGCGCACGTTCCTGCAGGCCCTGGCCGCCACGGCAGCGGTGACATCCGTCGGCGGGCTCGTTGCCGGCGTTTGGCGTGGCGCGGCCGCGGGCATCAGCACCGCCCGGGAGAAGCTGAAACTGCCCGCTCCGGCTTCTGCAGCGCCGGCGATTCCGGCGGGTGCTCAGGTGGGTCTGGGCGGCATGGTTCCGCTGGTGACGCCAAGCAGGGATTTCTACCGCATCGACACCGCCCTGATCGTCCCGGTCATTGACCCCTCGACGTGGACCCTGCGCGTCACGGGGATGGTAGACCAGGAGATCGAGCTCAACCTGGCCGGCCTGCTGGCCAAACCACTCATTGAACGGCATGTCACCATCGCCTGCGTGTCCAACGAAGTGGGCGGGGACCTGATCGGCAACGCCCGCTGGCTTGGGTGGCCGGTGCGGGAACTGCTCGCCATGGCACGCCCGCAGGCCGGTGCGGACATGGTGCTGTCCCGAAGTTCCGACGGCTGGACGGCCGGCACCCCGCTGGAAGTCCTCACCGATGACAGGGACGCCATGCTCGCAGTGGGAATGAACGGCGAGCCACTGCCGCTGGAACACGGTTTCCCGGTGCGGATGATGGTGCCCGGCCTCTACGGCTATGTCTCGGCCACCAAATGGCTTACGGAACTCAAAGTAACCAGGTTCGCCAACGACGAAGGCTATTGGACGCCCCGCGGCTGGTCCGAACGCGGCCCGATCAAGACAGCATCCCGGATCGATGTACCGCGCAGCGGCAGGGGAGTGCGGGCGGGCCGGGTGGTGTTCGGGGGTGTGGCCTGGGCGCAGCACAGGGGCATCGCCAAAGTGGAGCTGCGTGTCAACCGCGGCCCGTGGCAGCAGGCCGACCTCGCCCCTGGCATCTCCCTGGATACCTGGTACCAGTGGCAGCTGGGCATCGACCTGACTCCCGGCCAGTACGAGGTCCAGGTCCGCGCCACGGATAACAACGGTGACCCGCAGGCTGAGGAACCCCGGCCGGTTGTGCCGGACGGGGCCACCGGCTTCCACACCATTAGAGTTGACGTGAATCCATGA
- the glp gene encoding gephyrin-like molybdotransferase Glp, whose translation MHSPPHPHGGAPNGGAPHQARSVVRHRDAVTELLAPLLAEGKTESLPLRDALGRGLAQDLAAPLSLPPFANSQMDGFAINSADLPDGGAELRVVDPVPAGATPAALDRGCAAPIMTGAVIPSGADAVVPVERAAPDRFPAPGVRSTVWLPATAAGTFVRAAGSDIAGGERALAAGTFLGPAQLGLLAALGIGEVTVHRTLTVLLATTGDEVVEPGRPLPAGKIYDSNGTLLESAMRQAGLTVVRTAISSDRPEELRALLRSHIGAVDLIVTTGGVSKGAYEVVRQAMDGQPAEFVHVAMQPGGPQGIGQFEGVPFLGFPGNPVSCLVSFEMFLRPVLSDMFGSPTRRVSLPARLAHGLTSPEHKHQVRRGSFRSDGTVRLEGGDSSHLMHALAGSNALVHVPVGVSALAEGDEVEVWML comes from the coding sequence ATGCACAGCCCCCCGCACCCGCACGGCGGTGCCCCAAACGGCGGCGCCCCGCACCAGGCACGGTCCGTTGTCCGGCACCGCGACGCGGTCACCGAACTGCTTGCGCCGCTGCTGGCCGAGGGCAAGACCGAGTCCTTGCCGCTCCGTGACGCGCTGGGCAGGGGGCTCGCCCAGGACCTGGCCGCGCCCCTGAGCCTGCCGCCGTTCGCGAACTCCCAAATGGACGGCTTCGCCATCAACAGCGCAGACCTGCCCGACGGCGGGGCGGAGCTCAGGGTGGTTGACCCCGTTCCGGCTGGTGCCACACCCGCAGCCCTTGACCGCGGCTGCGCCGCCCCCATCATGACCGGTGCCGTGATCCCTTCCGGGGCCGACGCCGTCGTGCCCGTGGAACGTGCGGCTCCGGACCGGTTCCCGGCTCCCGGGGTGAGGAGCACGGTGTGGTTGCCCGCGACGGCGGCGGGAACCTTCGTGCGCGCCGCAGGCAGCGACATTGCGGGGGGGGAGCGTGCGCTGGCGGCCGGAACGTTCCTGGGGCCGGCGCAGCTGGGACTGCTCGCGGCCCTCGGCATTGGGGAAGTGACGGTACACCGGACACTCACGGTTCTGCTGGCCACCACCGGGGACGAAGTGGTTGAGCCAGGGCGGCCGCTGCCGGCAGGGAAGATCTATGACTCCAACGGCACCCTCCTCGAAAGCGCCATGCGCCAGGCGGGGCTGACCGTGGTGCGTACGGCCATCTCCTCCGACCGGCCGGAAGAACTCCGGGCCCTGCTGCGCAGCCACATCGGAGCCGTGGACCTGATCGTCACCACCGGCGGGGTCAGCAAGGGAGCCTACGAAGTGGTCCGGCAGGCGATGGACGGGCAGCCGGCCGAGTTTGTGCACGTGGCCATGCAGCCCGGCGGTCCGCAGGGCATTGGCCAATTCGAGGGCGTCCCCTTCCTGGGATTCCCCGGAAACCCGGTGAGCTGCCTGGTGTCCTTTGAAATGTTCCTGCGGCCGGTGCTGTCCGACATGTTTGGCTCACCCACCCGCCGGGTCTCGCTTCCGGCGCGGCTGGCGCACGGCCTCACGTCACCGGAACACAAACACCAGGTCCGGCGGGGAAGCTTCCGCAGTGACGGCACCGTCCGTCTGGAGGGTGGGGACAGCTCCCACCTCATGCATGCCCTGGCGGGCTCCAATGCGCTCGTTCATGTCCCGGTGGGAGTCTCGGCGCTCGCAGAGGGCGACGAGGTGGAAGTATGGATGTTGTGA
- the moaC gene encoding cyclic pyranopterin monophosphate synthase MoaC: MDVVNPEQSPSALTHLRQDGSAQMVDVSNKAETTREATATATVRTTREVLGLLGSGGLPKGDALAVARVAGIMAAKKTPELVPLCHPLPLSKVTVDFELGPESVGILATVKTRGVTGVEMEALTAASVAALSVYDMIKAVDKHAVLTDIKVLAKSGGKSGDWTL, translated from the coding sequence ATGGATGTTGTGAATCCAGAACAAAGCCCGTCGGCACTGACCCATCTTCGCCAGGACGGCAGCGCCCAGATGGTGGACGTGTCCAACAAGGCCGAAACCACCCGGGAAGCCACCGCCACGGCCACCGTCCGCACCACCCGTGAAGTGCTGGGCCTGCTCGGCTCCGGCGGCCTGCCCAAGGGTGACGCCCTCGCCGTGGCACGGGTAGCCGGGATCATGGCCGCCAAGAAGACCCCGGAACTCGTTCCGCTCTGCCACCCGCTGCCCCTCTCCAAGGTCACCGTCGACTTCGAGCTCGGCCCGGAATCCGTGGGCATCCTTGCCACGGTCAAGACCCGTGGTGTCACGGGAGTGGAGATGGAGGCGCTGACGGCGGCGTCCGTCGCCGCGCTCAGTGTTTACGACATGATCAAGGCCGTGGACAAGCATGCAGTACTGACAGACATCAAGGTGCTGGCGAAAAGCGGCGGCAAGAGCGGGGACTGGACACTATGA
- a CDS encoding MogA/MoaB family molybdenum cofactor biosynthesis protein, which yields MNASTGSTENTDGTLVTAPQAPEPHPHANHAHGDVQGRRAGVVIASTRAAAGLYEDETGPVIIDWLTEHGFEAYPAMVVPDGGPVGAAIRALLTQHPAVVITSGGTGLSPDDRTPDVTLPLLDREIPGIMEAIRRAGAAKTPLAALSRGYAGAAGGTFIVNLPGSPKGVMDGLSVLDPVIGHLCDQLEGRNGH from the coding sequence ATGAACGCAAGCACCGGTAGCACCGAAAACACCGATGGCACCCTCGTGACGGCGCCGCAGGCACCTGAGCCGCATCCGCACGCGAACCACGCTCACGGCGACGTGCAGGGCCGGAGGGCCGGGGTTGTCATCGCCTCCACCCGGGCCGCGGCCGGCCTGTACGAGGATGAGACCGGCCCGGTGATCATTGACTGGCTGACGGAACACGGCTTCGAGGCCTACCCCGCCATGGTGGTGCCGGATGGTGGGCCCGTAGGCGCGGCCATCCGGGCGCTCCTCACCCAGCACCCCGCCGTCGTTATTACCAGCGGCGGCACCGGGCTCAGCCCCGATGACCGGACGCCGGACGTGACCCTGCCCCTGCTGGACCGGGAGATCCCGGGCATCATGGAGGCCATCAGGCGGGCGGGGGCGGCCAAAACGCCGCTTGCCGCGCTGAGCCGCGGTTATGCGGGCGCTGCCGGCGGCACGTTCATCGTCAACCTGCCAGGTTCGCCCAAGGGCGTGATGGACGGGCTTTCCGTCCTGGATCCCGTGATCGGGCACCTGTGTGACCAGCTGGAGGGCCGCAATGGGCACTGA
- a CDS encoding molybdenum cofactor biosynthesis protein MoaE has translation MGTESVFEVVHAVLSAEPISVDQAIAAVESDTAGAVVSFSGVVRNHDGGRPVERLSYSAHPTAHQVMADVVARLVAEHSAGEPGTQPVRIWAAHRIGMLEIGDPALVCAVSAAHRGQAFAVCSELVDRIKDQVPIWKEQFFTDGTVEWVGAGG, from the coding sequence ATGGGCACTGAATCAGTTTTCGAAGTGGTCCACGCCGTATTGAGCGCGGAGCCGATCTCCGTGGACCAGGCCATCGCCGCCGTCGAGTCGGACACGGCCGGGGCTGTTGTCAGCTTCAGCGGAGTGGTCAGGAATCACGACGGCGGCCGGCCCGTTGAGCGCTTAAGTTACAGCGCGCACCCCACGGCGCACCAGGTGATGGCCGACGTCGTCGCCCGGCTGGTTGCCGAGCACTCCGCAGGCGAACCCGGCACGCAGCCCGTCCGGATCTGGGCCGCGCACCGCATCGGCATGCTGGAAATTGGTGACCCTGCGCTGGTCTGTGCGGTCTCAGCCGCCCACCGGGGCCAGGCGTTTGCCGTGTGCTCCGAACTGGTGGACCGGATCAAGGACCAGGTTCCCATTTGGAAGGAACAGTTCTTCACGGACGGCACCGTGGAGTGGGTGGGCGCGGGCGGCTGA